In Cyanobacteriota bacterium, the DNA window GGGTCTAGCGGTGCCGCTCCTGCTAATTTTGTTGATTGGGTTAATGGCTCGTAATATTGGTGGCCGTTGGTTGCTAGATGTGAGTGAGCAGGTGTTGCAAGCTATTCCCTTGGCAGGCTCTATCTATAAAACTCTGAAGCAATTGCTAGAGACACTGTTGCGAGATTCCAACAACCGATTTCGTCGGGTTGTGTTGGTGGAATATCCCCGCCGGGGCATCTGGACGCTGGCATTTGTAACGGGTACCTTGGGAGCTGGGATCCATCCACATCTACCTGACCCAATGGTTAGTGTGTTTATCCCTACTACGCCTAATCCGACAACGGGCTGGTATGCTTTGATAGCTGAGTCTGAACTAGTCGATCTAAGCATTTCCATTGAAGATGCATTTAAGCTAATCGTGTCTGGGGGCATCGTCAACAACAATCTAATTTTGCCGTCTGGGGCATCGCCTCAGCCCGATGAGTCCTTCAAACCTGAACCTAATCACTGATTGACTATTGCTTGGCACTCCCCGCTGTTCTAACGTCTGGAAAACTATGCAAGCCCGTCGAATTGCCCGTGAACTTGCCCTGTTGGGG includes these proteins:
- a CDS encoding DUF502 domain-containing protein, with translation MFERFKQDLKNDLIAGLLVVIPLATTIWLTVTIATWVIDLLTQVPKQLNPFSGLNPIVATLLNLLVGLAVPLLLILLIGLMARNIGGRWLLDVSEQVLQAIPLAGSIYKTLKQLLETLLRDSNNRFRRVVLVEYPRRGIWTLAFVTGTLGAGIHPHLPDPMVSVFIPTTPNPTTGWYALIAESELVDLSISIEDAFKLIVSGGIVNNNLILPSGASPQPDESFKPEPNH